A DNA window from Calliphora vicina chromosome 1, idCalVici1.1, whole genome shotgun sequence contains the following coding sequences:
- the Leash gene encoding arrestin domain-containing protein 3, giving the protein MENERLRITLDNPNKLYIAGQTIKGEIWFNLTKRTKIRAIKVQITGKGKCKWMEILRKNSNSNNETTRSLFYSSKEIYAHNEIPLSVFEPRGIELSPGEHTFDFSMPLECFLPSSFKGSHGSIKYKLRILIQRPWSFDERHSIPVTIMKNMSLPPVYRLNPTPLEKQITKTISLFGTRPISMLALLPEDFAVRGEPLRICVTVTNNSTTNVEKLRFCVLQYISYYSHVPLRVQKMEIIPIAHKETGSVHKKSERSFAHELLIPEMAQPTDDELSGVINITYELRIEAVLRGFFKNLVLNMPFKMYTNETEGAVRLAPNLPHPPMPPEVANGAGNPFEQSSNSITMYPPLDTSIGSPSHSSQYSSESSSLHSTTSDSSAATLSPAVGGTALSYTSGSSSQFNSPSNRASLRSNSNVPYMPYSSSPLMINSYPPPAANMPPYPLSDSPQYSLMQQPLPHQGTPTPPPPTMNNLNRSSIMSTHYASVSSSTYMAMRPQPGAHELPPSYEELFGNATAPPETPK; this is encoded by the exons ATGGAAAACGAACGTTTGCGTATTACTTTAGATAATCCCAACAAATTGTATATAGCCGGGCAAACAATAAAGGGTGAGATTTGGTTTAATCTAACCAAACGTACAAAAATTCGTG CGATTAAAGTCCAAATTACCGGCAAAGGTAAATGTAAATGGATGGAAATTTTACGCAAAAACTCCAATTCGAATAATGAAACCACACGCAGCCTTTTCTATTCGAGCAAAGAAATCTATGCCCACAATGAAATACCACTTTCGGTATTCGAACCCCGTGGCATTGAGCTAAGTCCCGGTGAACATACTTTCGACTTTTCAATGCCTTTGGAATGTTTTCTGCCGTCTAGTTTCAAGGGAAGTCATGGTTCAATTAAATACAAACTTCGTATACTCATACAAAGGCCCTGGTCATTTGATGAACGGCATTCTATACCGGTAACCataatgaaaaatatgtcaTTGCCGCCGGTGTATCGGCTAAATCCCACACCATTGGAGAAACAAATCACGAAAACTATAAGTTTATTTGGTACACGACCCATAAGTATGTTGGCCTTACTGCCCGAAGACTTTGCGGTGAGAGGAGAGCCATTGCGTATATGTGTTACGGTGACCAATAATAGCACCACCAACGTAGAGAAATTACGTTTCTGTGTTTTACAATACATTTCTTATTACAGCCATGTGCCGTTGAGGGTACAAAAAATGGAAATCATACCTATAGCCCACAAGGAGACGGGATCGGTGCACAAGAAAAGTGAACGTTCGTTTGCCCATGAACTGCTAATACCCGAAATGGCCCAGCCGACGGATGATGAGTTGTCGGGCGTGATTAACATAACCTATGAGTTGCGCATTGAAGCAGTTCTAAGgggtttctttaaaaatctcgTTCTTAATATGCCTTTTAAAATGTACACAAATGAGACTGAAGGAGCAGTACGTCTAGCGCCCAATTTACCACATCCACCCATGCCGCCGGAAGTTGCCAACGGTGCTGGCAATCCCTTTGAACAATCTTCCAATTCTATAACTATGTATCCACCACTGGATACATCAATTGGTTCACCATCACACTCTTCACAGTACAGCAGTGAATCGAGTTCTTTGCATTCGACCACTTCGGATTCATCGGCAGCCACTTTAAGCCCAGCTGTAGGAGGTACAGCGCTATCTTACACTTCCGGTTCATCGTCACAATTCAATAGTCCCTCTAACCGAGCTAGTCTTCGCAGTAATTCGAATGTACCATATATGCCTTACTCGAGTAGTCCACTGATGATCAATTCATATCCACCGCCAGCCGCTAATATGCCACCATATCCCCTATCAGACTCGCCACAATACTCGCTGATGCAACAGCCACTTCCACATCAGGGTACACCAACACCCCCACCGCCAACCATGAACAACTTAAATCGAAGTTCAATAATGTCAACACATTATGCCTCGGTGTCATCGTCGACGTACATGGCAATGCGACCACAGCCAGGAGCCCATGAATTGC ctCCTTCCTATGAAGAATTATTTGGCAATGCTACCGCTCCACCCGAAACGCCCAAATGa
- the LOC135955384 gene encoding tetratricopeptide repeat protein 14 homolog: MDSGLIKKALCFHGKPMQKIWDDERGAGDLQKIGVPEDGNYNIYMDRQKYFTFQDRAKRLKLHQFLSRKALDLYDKDLSKSFIQSIKPKEDVEKAKQFVAEIPPYELFIVKHQDKVKRHILESIMPGDIVYASIPRSKLSTTKLLAVKLNVTPLCTGEPNCKLIHEYKLKAQVPPQLCEEIVPLKGVKPRGSEALEYLRCEVVEFSIDADRLTLSLLHTTTKNKNIKLGLVTYEELPQLYRKLSESTLERYEECLKKAKEYENPNYDILYTLNGLDINDNFSLMNNLKYDFPPQEYAKELRQVQASKWAFRSVAEGIEYFKVGQHVEAFQCLNKALNIDPRNVEGLVARGALYANKGSFLKAVEDFEKALKLNAYHVNARKYMGETLVALGRSYEEDNRIQEAAKAYRDCLNIIPNHEQARLSLEAIQQRTGATVEPIMPSQLPPAATEKSLQQQINDFENQITLIVSSSNEEESSEGSSASETEGSDEHALKDHSLSPLSKKMVMHRTAMETGQKPQAQFNQPFMQTNRNSMNLPVIPNEFKLDDDDTESRVQKLLQKAMKHKKEKKKSKKSKKSKKSKKETKSVKNPSSLLEKINFQDAYNILGGGLQIESTLNDNLKMYEQTIQEIRKRQELLQQSTSTATASTSAAAYNRREQQRQRSETPPPPPLKPSLPAQSTYVYKSINFGKNSYTPAAPKPHVVEPPKFSFQIKKPVKVDKFGLIRLATPALQNSPTPSPPRSKRVSRSPRSRRRTRSRSRSGSRSRGGSNRRRNSRSRSRSRVFRGGSRSSRPRYRRHRSSSSNSRSRSRSRSNSRYHGRKHDSRGKSSGSRSARRSPSPFVPRGTPSPNTRYRRSRSPRFNRRSPHGRRGSRSPVRRYPPPKFGNRSWQRPDFKPRVPAAAAAADGKWLHDKFEDKNDGPSIEEIDEIISKAQKERKQDIINRDKNILKKTKNW; the protein is encoded by the exons ATGGATAGTGGCTTGATAAAAAAAGCTTTGTGCTTCCATGGCAAGCCCATGCAAAAGATATGGGATGATGAGAGGGGTGCTGGAGACTTACAAAAAATAGGAGTGCCCGAGGATGGCAACTACAACATCTATATGGATAGACAGAAGTATTTCACATTTCAGGATAGGGCCAAACGATTGAAATTGCATCAATTTCTCTCACGCAAGGCTTTGGATTTATATGACAAGGATTTAAGCAAATCGTTTATACAGTCCATAAAACCCAAGGAGGATGTGGAGAAGG ctAAACAATTTGTGGCTGAGATACCACCCTATGAACTATTCATTGTCAAACATCAGGACAAGGTTAAACGTCATATTTTGGAATCTATAATGCCGGGTGATATTGTATATGCCTCTATACCACGTTCAAAACTCTCCACCACAAAACTATTAGCTGTAAAATTAAACGTAACACCTCTTTGTACGGGAGAACCAAATTGTAAACTAatacatgaatataaattaaag gCTCAAGTTCCACCCCAACTATGTGAAGAAATTGTTCCATTAAAGGGTGTTAAACCACGTGGCAGTGAAGCCCTGGAATATTTGCGCTGTGAAGTCGTTGAATTTTCCATAGATGCAGATCGTTTAACCTTAAGTCTTTtgcatacaacaacaaaaaataaaaatattaaattaggcTTGGTGACATATGAGGAATTGCCACAATTGTATCG TAAACTATCGGAAAGTACTTTAGAAAGATACGAAGAATGTCTGAAAAAAGCTAAAGAATATGAAAATCcaaattatgatattttatatacactCAATGGTTTGGATATCAATGATAATTTTTCATTGATGAACAATTTAAAGTATGATTTTCCACCACAAGAATACGCCAAGGAACTGAGACAGGTACAGGCGAGTAAATGGGCTTTTAG ATCTGTGGCCGAGGGTATAGAGTACTTTAAAGTGGGTCAGCATGTAGAAGCATTTCAATGTCTTAATAAGGCCTTGAATATAGATCCGCGCAATGTGGAGGGTTTGGTGGCCCGGGGTGCCTTATATGCCAATAAGGGTTCGTTTCTAAAAGCCGTGGAGGATTTTGAAAAGGCTCTTAAGCTTAATGCTTATCATGTTAATGCACGCAAATACATGGGTGAAACTTTAGTGGCTTTGGGACGCAGCTATGAAGAGGATAATCGTATACAAGAGGCTGCCAAAGCATATAGAGACTGCTTGAATATAATACCAAATCATGAACAGGCTCGCCTTTCCTTGGAGGCCATACAACAACGTACTGGTGCCACAGTCGAGCCCATAATGCCATCTCAACTACCACCAGCTGCTACCGAAAAATCATTGCAACAGCAAATAAATG attttgaaaatcAGATTACATTAATAGTATCTTCTAGCAATGAAGAGGAATCCTCTGAAGGATCTTCCGCCTCGGAAACTGAAGGCTctg ACGAACATGCTCTTAAAGATCACTCACTATCGCCACTAAGCAAGAAAATGGTCATGCATAGAACAGCTATGGAGACCggacaaaaaccacaagcacaATTTAATCAACCATTTATGCAAACTAATAGAAATTCAATGAATTTACCGGTTATTCCAAATGAATTTAAG CTGGACGATGATGATACAGAATCTAGGGTGCAAAAACTCTTGCAAAAGGCCATGAaacataaaaaggaaaaaaagaaatcaaaaaaatccaagaaatcgaaaaaatctaaaaaggaAACCAAATCTGTCAAGAATCCTTCATCattattggaaaaaattaactttCAGGATGCCTACAA TATACTAGGTGGTGGTTTACAAATTGAGAGTACTTTAAATGACAATCTTAAAATGTACGAGCAAACCATACAGGAAATACGTAAGCGTCAGGAATTACTGCAGCAGTCAACTTCAACGGCGACAGCATCTACATCAGCTGCTGCTTATAATCGCAGAGAACAACAACGTCAAAGATCGGAAACCCCACCACCACCACCTTTAAAGCCCAGCTTGCCTGCGCAATCGACATATGTTTATAAATCCataaattttggcaaaaattctTATACACCGGCCGCACCCAAGCCGCATGTTGTGGAACCgccaaaattttcatttcagaTAAAAAAACCAGTTAAAGTGGATAAATTTGGTCTTATACGCTTGGCCACACCTGCTCTACAAAACAGTCCAACACCATCGCCACCCAGATCCAAACGGGTTTCACGTTCACCACGTTCTCGGCGACGCACACGTAGTCGCAGCCGCAGTGGCAGTAGAAGTCGTGGTGGCAGTAACAGAAGACGTAATTCCCGTTCACGTTCTCGCAGTCGAGTGTTCAGAGGGGGTAGTCGCAGCAGCAGGCCCAGATACAGACGTCATCGCAGTTCGTCTTCAAACTCTCGTTCGCGTTCGCGTTCTCGTTCAAATTCTCGTTATCACGGTCGTAAACATGATTCACGCGGCAAATCTTCGGGATCACGCTCTGCACGCCGTTCGCCCTCTCCATTTGTGCCACGTGGCACTCCCTCACCAAACACTCGTTATCGACGTTCACGTTCACCCCGTTTTAATAGACGTTCACCTCATGGCCGTCGTGGTTCACGCAGTCCCGTTCGCCGATATCCTCCACCTAAATTTGGTAATCGCAGTTGGCAACGACCCGATTTTAAACCACGCGTACCCGCTGCTGCGGCAGCAGCCGACGGTAAATGGCTACACGATAAATTTGAGGATAAAAATGATGGGCCCTCCATTGAGGAAATTGATGAGATTATCAGTAAAGCTCAAAAGGAACGCAAGCAAGATATAATTAATCGTGATAAGAATATACTTAAAAAGACTAAGAATTGGTAA
- the Ak3 gene encoding GTP:AMP phosphotransferase AK3, mitochondrial — protein MLSKIFRAVILGAPASGKGTISKRIVDKFGFAHISPGDVLRLNVINNTELGKTAKVFIDQGKLVPDDLIIKCVMSCLNEVGNKSWMLDGFPRTVVQAQRLSEVERLDAVINLEVPHEVIIERVKGRWIHLPSGRVYNIGFNEPKVPGKDDVTGEDLVQRDDDKPEIVAQRLKIYEEMMKPVVDYYAKHDLVTNFKGKTTAEIWPKVEEYLSEKTKALQASRV, from the coding sequence atgttatcaaaaatatttcgcGCTGTCATTCTGGGAGCTCCGGCTTCGGGCAAAGGCACTATATCAAAGCGTATTGTGGATAAATTTGGTTTTGCACACATATCACCGGGTGATGTATTGCGTTTGAACGTTATCAATAATACTGAATTGGGGAAAACCGCCAAAGTTTTCATCGATCAGGGTAAATTGGTGCCCGATGATCTAATCATTAAATGTGTTATGAGCTGTTTAAATGAAGTGGGTAATAAATCATGGATGTTAGATGGTTTCCCGCGCACTGTTGTACAGGCTCAACGTTTATCTGAAGTAGAACGTTTGGATGCAGTCATTAATTTGGAAGTACCTCATGAAGTTATCATAGAAAGAGTGAAAGGCAGATGGATACATTTACCCTCGGGTCGTGTTTACAATATTGGTTTTAATGAACCCAAAGTTCCCGGTAAAGACGATGTAACGGGTGAAGATTTAGTGCAGCGTGACGATGATAAGCCAGAAATTGTAGCTCAACGTTTAAAGATTTATGAAGAGATGATGAAACCGGTTGTGGACTATTATGCAAAGCATGATTTGGTAACGAATTTCAAGGGAAAGACAACTGCAGAAATATGGCCAAAGGTAGAAGAATATTTAAGTGAAAAAACCAAAGCTTTACAAGCTAGTCgagtttaa